Sequence from the Caballeronia sp. SL2Y3 genome:
CCGTTCCACTTCGTCTCTCAATACGCGAACATCTATATCGTCGAGCGCATGGCGGCGCTGCTGGGTTTGCAGTCGATGTCCGTGGTGTCCGGCGTGCCGCGCAATCAATACGGCGACGACCATGCGCTGATTCCTGGCATAAAGGTGCTCTACACCTATGGCGACGCCAACCGCAACGGGCTAGGCGTGCGCGTGGCGCGCTCGCTCAGGCGCGACGGCGTGGCGGTGCTGTTCAGCGACGTGCCGCCGTTCACCATGCACCGTTACCCGATGGAGACGGTGGAAGTCACCATGTTCGGCAAGAGCGCCCGCATACACAACGGCGTTTTCCGCATGGGTGAGACGTTCGGCGCGGTGCTGCTGCCGTTCTATGTTCGCTTCGCGCGTGGCCGCTTCGAGGCGCGTCTGTTCGATCCGCTTCCGCTCGATGCGCCCGAATCGCCGCAGCGTCTGGCCGGCTATATCGAAACGGCGCTCGCCGACAACTACGAGCAGTGGCTCCCGGCTGGCCATCCCGCCATGTACGCATTCGCGCCCTCGCGATAGACGCTTCACGCGAACCGGCATTCGCATTACACGCAACCATTCATGCAACCGACCGAAATTCCCGAATTCAAAGATGTCCCGTGGCGCTGGATAGCGTACGCCACATCGATCTTCACGATCGTGGCGGTTGCCTTCGGTTTCGTGCATGAAATCGAGCTCAAGCAGGACGTGACCGGCGAGGTCGTTTCCGCATCCGAGGTCAAGATCCAGGGGTTAGCGGGGCTCGTATCGGCGATTTACGCGCGGCCTTCGGAGCATGTCGATCCGGGCACGCCGCTGTTCCGTCTTCAGCGCGACTTTTCGCTGACCACGGACGGCCTGCGTCGTCAAGCCTTCGATGAGAAGATGCGCGACGACCAGATCCGCTCGATCGACGAGCAGTACAGTGAGCGCCGGGTTCAGTTGAATGCGCAGCGGGAGACGGCGCGTCTGACCGAAGCCAGCAAGCGCGCGGAACTCGGCTCCCTCGACGCCCAGATCGCGCAAAACACCCAACTCGTCGGCGAATTCGAGCAACGGCTCGCGCGCCTTAATTCGGTCTCCGACTACGTGACGGCGGACAAGCTCGAACAGGCTCGCGCCGATGTGCATCAGGGCAAGGTGACGGTGGCGCAGAGCATCGCGCGCAGGCAGCAACTTGCGGGTGAGCTGGGCGCGTCCACCAGCAGTCAGACCGATCTCGAAGCGCAGTTGCGCGAGCTCGATGCACGCCATGCACGCGACGTACAGGACGTTCGCGCGCGGTTCGAGCGCGAGCGTCAGGATTCGACGGTGTCCGCGCCGAAGGGCGGCGTCGTCACGTTTTCCAGTCTGGTGGCGGGCCGCATGCTCGCGACCGGCGATGTCGCGATGGTGATTTCCACCAAAGAGAGCGGCCCGCTGCGGGTGGCGTTGAGCATTCCATCGCGCCGACGCGGCTTCGTGCGCGAAGGCCAGATCGTGCGCCTCAAGTTCGATGCGTTTCCGTATGCGAAGTTCGGGACGTACGAGGCGCGCATCGATTCCATTTCCGGCACCACGGTGCTGCCCGCGAGTCCGGTCGCGCCGCCCGGCACGCCCGGCGCGCCCGACCCGTCCGAAGAGACGCAAACCACGAAGGAGTCCGACGGCGACTACTTAGCGTGGGCGACGCTGCGCGGCAACACCTTCGATTTCGACGGGCAGCACTTCAAGATTCTTCCGGGCATGCGCGCGACGGCCAGCATCGTTGTCGAGCGCCGGACGATTGCCGAGTGGGTCCTGGCGCCGCTGTTCAGAATGCTGAGAGGTTGATGTGCGCGTTATCTATCAAAACGAAGTCGCCGAGTGCGGTTATGCGTGTCTCGCGATGGTGCTGTCCCATCTCGGCCGCGCGACCGAAGTGCGGGAACTGTCTGCCTACAAGCCGATTTCGGCGAATGGCCTGTCGCTCATGGACCTCTACGATGTCGCCACCGACTTCGGGCTTGCGGTGCAGGCGTATCGTTTCGATGCATCGGATCTCTCGGCGGTCAAGAAGGGCTCGATTCTGCATTTCGGCGGCGCTCACTTCGTGGTGTTCGAGAAAGCGGGGCACGGCTATGTCCGCGTGATCGATCCCGCCACGGGTCGCCGCCGCGTGTCGATGGACACGTTCCGCTCCGCCGTCTCGGGCTTCCTGCTCGAATTCGCCCCCACGCCGCAGATGCCGCGCATTCGCGCCAAATCGCGCGTGCCGGCGGCGCTCAAGCGCGTGCGGGCGCTCAGTCCGCAGATGAAGTCGCAGATCGGCAAGATCGTGTTCGTCGCGCTCGGCAGCCAGTTCGCCATTCTGGCCGCGCCGTACTTCGGCAACCTCGTGCTCGATTATGTGGTGGCGGCGGACAACCGCAATCTGCTGAACGTGCTCGTCGCGACCTTCGCCAGCATCTTCTTGCTGGGGGCGCTGAGCGAGTTCGTTCAGAAGTACCTCACCGAGTTGCTGTACAACATCACGCAGATCAACTCCACCGAGGGCCTGCTCGGCCATCTGCTGCGCAATCCGATGCCGTGGTTCGAAAAGCGCCACGTGGGCGATGTCTTTGCGCGCGTGAAGGCGCAGGACGAGATCAGCGTGTTCACCACGCGCACCACGGTGTCGCTCTTCATCGACCTGACGGTCGGCGCGCTCGCGCTCGTGCTGATGCTGATCCAAAGCCGTCAACTGGCCGGCGTGGCGTTGCTGATCTTCGCCGTCTACGTCGCGCTGGCGCTCAGCATGTTCGCCGCCATGCGCGACAACCATGCGCTGGTGCTGGAAACGTCCGCCCGTTGCGACGATTCGCTGATCGAGACCATTCGCGCTGCCTCGCTGCTGAAGCTGGCGCAAGGCGAGACGCGGCGCACCGCCATCTACATGACGATCTACAAGGCATACGCGGCGGCGCTTCTCAAGAGCAGCCGTCTCACGTGTACCCGCGACGGCTTGCTGAAGCTCGTGACTTACGCCGATACCATCGTCATCACGTGGCTGGCCGCGCGGCTGATGCTCGGCGGGAAGGTGTCGGTCGGCGTGTTCTATTCGTTCCTGATCTACAAGTCGCTCATGTCCGAGCGGCTCGCGAGCGGGATCAACGCCACGTTCCAGTACTTCATGTTGAGCGTGCCCACGGCGCGCGTCGACGATATCGTGGAGAGCGAGAACGAACGTTATACGCCGCTCGCGAATACGCAGCGCGCCACCGAAGTACGGTCCTTCAAGGACATCGAAGTGCGCGACGTGACGTTCAGCTACGGCATTTCCGACGAGCCGATTCTGAGGAGCGCGAGCATCCATATTCGCCGGGGCGAGAAGATCGCGATTACCGGTCCTTCGGGCAGCGGCAAGTCCACGCTTTTCAAGCTGCTGTCGGCGGCGGAACCGCTGCAGCACGGACATATTGCGCTCAATGGCATTGCATGGCCGAACCTGACGGTCGATGAAATTCGCCGGCATCAGGCGCATATGCGGCAGGGCGACATCATTCTGCACGGGTCCATAGCGGATAACGTGACGCTATTCGCCGCCGAGACGGACGAAGACCGCATTCACGCGATTCTCGCCGATGTCGGCCTCCTCGACGACATCATGCGTTTGCCGATGCGCACGCGCACCGTCATCAGCGACACCATCGCCAATATCTCCGCCGGTCAACGGCAGCGGCTGTTGCTCGCGTGCGCGCTGTATCAGCAGCGCGAACTGCTGCTGCTCGACGAACCGACATCGAATCTCGATCCGGCGTCGGTGCGGCGCATCGCGTCGCTGCTGCGCAATCTCGATCGCACGGTCGTCGTGATTACGCATGACATGTCGCTCGCTTCCGCGTTCGACACGCGCTATCGGTTCGCTGCGGGCGCGCTGGTGCCGGAGAGCGATGCATCGAGCACGGCCACGGCAGGCGAGACGCTCCATGCTTAAGCGACGCATTTGGCTGGCCGGGCTGGCGTGCGCGCTCGTCCTTGTCGATGCCGCACGCGCTGACGATCTCGTCGCCATCGTGCAACAGGCGCTCGATCACGACGCGGAACTCGGCCAGGCGCAGGCCGCGTATGAAGCCGCGAAGCAGGCGGTGCCCATTGCTCGGGCGGCGCTGTTGCCGCAGATCGCGGGCGGGTGGGGACGTTCGTACAACCGCATCGACATGGACGGTTTTCCGCGTCAGAAGTATTGGCAGAACGGCTGGATGGTGACCGTGACGCAGCCGCTCTTCGACTGGAGCAAGTGGACCGCTTACCGGCAGGCGGATTTCGTCGTCGCACAGGGCGCGGTGGATTTTGCCGGCGCACAACAGGCGTCGATTCTGCGGGCCGTGCGCGCCTATTTCGACGAGCTGGCCGCCGAAGACGAAGTGAAACGCAGCACGGAGTATCTCGCCGCGATCGACGCACAGTTGGAACAGGTGCGTCGGAAGCGCGCCGTGGGCGAGGTGACGCTCATCGACCAGCGCGAGGCCGACACCGCCCGCGAGCAGGCGCAATTGCAACAGGTCGATGCGCGTGAAGAACTCAGTGCGAAGCGCCGCGCGTTGCAGCAAGTGACCGGGCGGCCGTTCGCGGCGCTCGCCCCGTTGCCGGCGGGGACGGGCTTGCCGACGCTCGCGGGAGGCGAGGAATCGTGGGTCGAGCAGGCCAAGGCCCGCGGCTACGATGTGCAGTCGAAGCAACTCGGCTGGGAGATCGCCAAGTTCGATTCGGCCAAGGCTCGGGCGGCGCATTATCCGGTCGTCAGCGTGACGGGCAGTTATACGCCCGCCGGCGCCGCGTCGGGCTATGCGCGCCCGACGACGACCACGACCGGCATGCTGCAGATTCAGATTCCGCTTTATTCCGGCGGCGAAATTCAGGCGCGCATGAAGCAGTCGCTTGCTCTCGAAGACAAGGCTAAAGAGACCTACGAGCTTGCTTCGAATCAGGCAGAGGCTTCGGCCCGCGACAACTTCGCGAAGTACGTGCGCGAACGCCAGCGGACGGATGCGCTTTCGCATCTCGTGGAAAGCGCCCGCGATACGCTCAGTGCAACCGAAGTCGGTTTCAAGATTGGAAGCCGCACCGGCAATGACGTGCTACGCGCCATCGACACGCTGTACACCGCCCGCCGCGATCTGCTGCGCTCGCGTTATGCGGCGGTGGTGGCGTTTCTGCAGTTGAAGGCGGACGTCGCTACCTTGAGCACCGACGACATCGCGGACCTGAACGGCAAGCTCTGCTGCGCATTGCCGAGGTCGGGCACAGACGCGCGCTAGGCGTCTCTCATTACCCCGCGCTCGTTGCCGCGCGCCTCACCGCGCGGACCACGCGTGCGAGGGCTTTAAACGCATCGGCGGGGGCGTCGGAGAATTGCGCCGCGACGATCGCGCCATCCACCGCGAGCGCGAGCGCCTGCGCGTCCGCCTTCGCGGTGCGTGATGGCGGCATCAGCGCGCGAATCGCGGCGGTCATGTCGCGCTTGTGCCGCCGCGCAATCTCGACGGCCTGCGGCAGCGTGCCGCCCACTTCGACCACCGAATTGATGAACGCGCAGCCGCGATACGCGTCGCCGCCGAACCATTCGGCGAGCGTCGGTACGAGCGCCGAGAGCGTGCCGCCGTGACGCGAAAGGCCGTCGCGGAACCACGTCATCCAGTTGTCGTGCCGATATTCCAGAAACGCGACGATGAGGTCGTCCTTGCTCGCGAAGTACCGGTAGAACGTCTTCTTCGCCACGCCCGATTCCGCGATCACCCGGTCGATTCCCGTCACGCGGATGCCGTCGCGGTAGAAGAGGTCGTGCGCGGTGCGCAGAATGCGGGCATCCGGTGGAAGCTCGGTGGAGTCGGCGGGGGAGGCGATCATGTTCATGCGGCTAATTGTAGACAGGTCTGTCTACCTGCGCTAGAGTGCGCTTCAGGTAGACAACTCTGTCTACCGCGCCAACGTCAACAGGACATGCCATGGAAACCAGACCGCCTCTCCCCCCGTTCGACGCTGAAACTGCCGCCCTGAAGGTCCGTCTCGCCGAAGACGGCTGGAACACGCGCGATCCCAAGCGCGTGGCGCTTGCTTATACCGAGGACACGCGCTGGCGCAATCGCGCGGAATTCGTCAACGGACGCGCGGAGGTCGAGGCGTTTCTGCATCGCAAGTGGGTGCGCGAGCTCGATTATCGGCTCATCAAGGAACTGTGGGCGTTCACCGGAAACCGTATTGCCGTGCGCTTCGCGTATGAATGGCACGACGATTCGGGCAACTGGCATCGCAGTTATGGCAATGAGAACTGGCAGTTCAACGAGGCCGGGCTCATGACGCATCGGCATGCGTCGATCAACGATCTGCCGATCAAGGAATCCGAGCGCAAGTATCACTGGCCGCTCGGGCGCCGCCCCGACGATCACCCGGGACTGAGCGATCTCGGGCTTTAGCCGAAGAAAGGCGAGCGACGCTCACATATCGCGCCTGCGGCGGAACGCCCACCTTCCGGCGAGCACGGTGAAGCTCGCGACGATCGCCACGAGCAGCCAGAAGCCGTGATGGTTCTCGGCGAGCGGTATGCCGCCGACGTTCATGCCGAAGAAACCGGCCACGATATTGATCGGCAACGCGAGCACGGTCACGAGCGTCAGCGTGAAAAGCGTGCGGTTGCTCTGCTCGTCCATGCGCGTCGCGATTTCTTCCTGTAGCAGCTTGATGCGCTCGACGAGCCCGGCGAGGTCGTTGAGGACGAGCGAGAATTCCTCGGTCGCGTCGCGCAGGTCCTGGATGTCCTGCGCGTGCAGCCAGCGCGGCGGGCGCGCGAGCAGCCGGAACACCGAGCCCGGTTCGGGCGCGAGCAGCCGTTGCAGCCTCACGAGCACGCGCCGCTGCGCGCCGAGATCGGAGCGGGTGGTGGACGCGTGCGTAGACAGGAAACGATCCTCGATGCCGTCTACTTCCGCGCTCGTCCGCCGCACGATCTGCACGAGCAGATCCGCCTGATCGCGCAGCAGATGCGCGAGCAGCTCCGCCGGCGAGCGGAAGACTTCGCCGCGCCGCACCGACTCGCGCAGCGAATCGACGGAACGCAGCGGCTTCATGCGCGCCGTGACCAGCAGCTTCTGATGCGTGTAGACCCAGAGCGTCGCAATTTCCGAGGGCGTCAGCTCGAAATTGAACATGACGTCGTTGATGACCGCGAACAACGCGCCTTCCTGATGCTCGATGCGCGTCGAATGCGAGCCCTCGTGCAGCGTGTCGAAGAACGCGTCGGGCAAGCCGAGCCGGGTTTTGATCCAGCGCTCGCATGCGCTGTTGGCGAGGTCGAAGTGCAGCCAGAGGAACTCTTTTGCCGTGTCGTCGCGGTCGACCCAGTCGCTTGCCTGCTCCGAATCGATGGGCTCGCCGGGTTGATCGACGCGAAAGCGGAAGCCGCAGACGAGGCCGGTGAAGTCGGAACCGTAGAGCGATGTTTGCGGGATAGCGGTTTTCATGCGGTCGTTATGTGCGGTCGAAGACTGGCGGCTTGCTTCGTCAGGCGCTAGTGTGCCACCGCTCGGGCTCGCGACGCGGGTCTGGTGCGCTCGCCCGCGGAAACAGTCGCGGCATTCGTGCCGCGGAATGTAAGAATGATTGTCATATTGACGGCGTATGATGACCGCGTAAGCGACGATAGACGCCGTTCCCGGCGCGCGCCGACTGTCAAACTTGGGGAGAAGGCTTGTGGACGATGACCGTGACGATCTGGATGGCGCGACGCAAACCACTGCGGCGGGGCTGATACGCCTTGCATCGGTGATATCCGGTCTGGCGCGCGACGGCGCGCTCGACACGCGCTTCGGCGCGAAGCTCTACAAGCGGCTCGATAAGGAAGCGCGGCGCGTAGCGGCCGGCGGCGAGCCGGCGTGCGAGGAGGCGGACCGCGATGCGCTCGTGGCCGCGCTCGGCGAACTTGACCTGGCGCTGCGGCAGCGCGACGCCGCCTCGCTCGTTGAGGCGAATGCGCGCCTGCGCGAGAGCGAAGAAAACGCCGCGAAACGGCGCAAGGGCAAGCGCGAAGCCAGCGCCTGACCGGTCGCCCGGGCTGGCGCGATTCGTGCGGTACGGCCGTCAGACGAATATCCCGACTTGCCATGCCCGTGAATTTGCATTCGCCCCGATGCGCTCTCTGGACCAACCGCAGTATCGACGTCGATCTCCCGTGCTGGCGCATTCTCGTCGTCGATGACAACGCTTCCAGCGCCGAGGCGCTCGCCGCGGCGCTCACCGCCGACGGATTCGAGACGCGGGTCGCACTGTCCGGCGTCGATGCCCTTCATGCGGTCGACGGCTGGGTGCCGCACATCGTCATTCTCGACATCAGCATGCCGGAGCACGACGGCTTCGCGACCGCGCGTGTGCTACGGCGCATCGCCCGGACGCGCGACGCGGGGATCATCGCGTTCACCGCGCTCGGCGAAGAACTTGTGCGCACGAAAGGGCTGCACGCCGGCTTCGACGCGTACTGCCAAAAGGGCAACTCTCCCGCGACGCTCGTCCATCTGATGCAGCGTCTCGTTCACTGATAACGTCCCGAATCGCGCTTCGCCGACGCCGACAGCACGAAATTATTCTGTCCCTACCGAACAGCGTCGTCGACGCGGACGACTCTCTGCGCCTTACGCGGCGCGGCTTTCAGCCATTTCGCACGCCCGTGCGGCCAGCGATTGTTGGCGCTGGATGAAAAGTGTATTGAAATATATCGGGATAAAAAAACGATAGTAGGGGTATACACTGCTTTCCATCGACGTAGCA
This genomic interval carries:
- a CDS encoding transporter; protein product: MKTAIPQTSLYGSDFTGLVCGFRFRVDQPGEPIDSEQASDWVDRDDTAKEFLWLHFDLANSACERWIKTRLGLPDAFFDTLHEGSHSTRIEHQEGALFAVINDVMFNFELTPSEIATLWVYTHQKLLVTARMKPLRSVDSLRESVRRGEVFRSPAELLAHLLRDQADLLVQIVRRTSAEVDGIEDRFLSTHASTTRSDLGAQRRVLVRLQRLLAPEPGSVFRLLARPPRWLHAQDIQDLRDATEEFSLVLNDLAGLVERIKLLQEEIATRMDEQSNRTLFTLTLVTVLALPINIVAGFFGMNVGGIPLAENHHGFWLLVAIVASFTVLAGRWAFRRRRDM
- a CDS encoding HlyD family efflux transporter periplasmic adaptor subunit, which gives rise to MQPTEIPEFKDVPWRWIAYATSIFTIVAVAFGFVHEIELKQDVTGEVVSASEVKIQGLAGLVSAIYARPSEHVDPGTPLFRLQRDFSLTTDGLRRQAFDEKMRDDQIRSIDEQYSERRVQLNAQRETARLTEASKRAELGSLDAQIAQNTQLVGEFEQRLARLNSVSDYVTADKLEQARADVHQGKVTVAQSIARRQQLAGELGASTSSQTDLEAQLRELDARHARDVQDVRARFERERQDSTVSAPKGGVVTFSSLVAGRMLATGDVAMVISTKESGPLRVALSIPSRRRGFVREGQIVRLKFDAFPYAKFGTYEARIDSISGTTVLPASPVAPPGTPGAPDPSEETQTTKESDGDYLAWATLRGNTFDFDGQHFKILPGMRATASIVVERRTIAEWVLAPLFRMLRG
- a CDS encoding TolC family outer membrane protein, whose product is MLKRRIWLAGLACALVLVDAARADDLVAIVQQALDHDAELGQAQAAYEAAKQAVPIARAALLPQIAGGWGRSYNRIDMDGFPRQKYWQNGWMVTVTQPLFDWSKWTAYRQADFVVAQGAVDFAGAQQASILRAVRAYFDELAAEDEVKRSTEYLAAIDAQLEQVRRKRAVGEVTLIDQREADTAREQAQLQQVDAREELSAKRRALQQVTGRPFAALAPLPAGTGLPTLAGGEESWVEQAKARGYDVQSKQLGWEIAKFDSAKARAAHYPVVSVTGSYTPAGAASGYARPTTTTTGMLQIQIPLYSGGEIQARMKQSLALEDKAKETYELASNQAEASARDNFAKYVRERQRTDALSHLVESARDTLSATEVGFKIGSRTGNDVLRAIDTLYTARRDLLRSRYAAVVAFLQLKADVATLSTDDIADLNGKLCCALPRSGTDAR
- a CDS encoding response regulator; the encoded protein is MPVNLHSPRCALWTNRSIDVDLPCWRILVVDDNASSAEALAAALTADGFETRVALSGVDALHAVDGWVPHIVILDISMPEHDGFATARVLRRIARTRDAGIIAFTALGEELVRTKGLHAGFDAYCQKGNSPATLVHLMQRLVH
- a CDS encoding TetR/AcrR family transcriptional regulator encodes the protein MNMIASPADSTELPPDARILRTAHDLFYRDGIRVTGIDRVIAESGVAKKTFYRYFASKDDLIVAFLEYRHDNWMTWFRDGLSRHGGTLSALVPTLAEWFGGDAYRGCAFINSVVEVGGTLPQAVEIARRHKRDMTAAIRALMPPSRTAKADAQALALAVDGAIVAAQFSDAPADAFKALARVVRAVRRAATSAG
- a CDS encoding nuclear transport factor 2 family protein, which translates into the protein METRPPLPPFDAETAALKVRLAEDGWNTRDPKRVALAYTEDTRWRNRAEFVNGRAEVEAFLHRKWVRELDYRLIKELWAFTGNRIAVRFAYEWHDDSGNWHRSYGNENWQFNEAGLMTHRHASINDLPIKESERKYHWPLGRRPDDHPGLSDLGL
- a CDS encoding peptidase domain-containing ABC transporter, with translation MRVIYQNEVAECGYACLAMVLSHLGRATEVRELSAYKPISANGLSLMDLYDVATDFGLAVQAYRFDASDLSAVKKGSILHFGGAHFVVFEKAGHGYVRVIDPATGRRRVSMDTFRSAVSGFLLEFAPTPQMPRIRAKSRVPAALKRVRALSPQMKSQIGKIVFVALGSQFAILAAPYFGNLVLDYVVAADNRNLLNVLVATFASIFLLGALSEFVQKYLTELLYNITQINSTEGLLGHLLRNPMPWFEKRHVGDVFARVKAQDEISVFTTRTTVSLFIDLTVGALALVLMLIQSRQLAGVALLIFAVYVALALSMFAAMRDNHALVLETSARCDDSLIETIRAASLLKLAQGETRRTAIYMTIYKAYAAALLKSSRLTCTRDGLLKLVTYADTIVITWLAARLMLGGKVSVGVFYSFLIYKSLMSERLASGINATFQYFMLSVPTARVDDIVESENERYTPLANTQRATEVRSFKDIEVRDVTFSYGISDEPILRSASIHIRRGEKIAITGPSGSGKSTLFKLLSAAEPLQHGHIALNGIAWPNLTVDEIRRHQAHMRQGDIILHGSIADNVTLFAAETDEDRIHAILADVGLLDDIMRLPMRTRTVISDTIANISAGQRQRLLLACALYQQRELLLLDEPTSNLDPASVRRIASLLRNLDRTVVVITHDMSLASAFDTRYRFAAGALVPESDASSTATAGETLHA